GAGCAGTCGCTGGGAAGGAATCGACGAGTTCGTCGCGGTCGCCGAGTCGGGCCAGTTCACCGCGGCCGCCGAACGACTGGGGGTTTCTTCATCGCATATCAGCCGACAGATCGCTCGCCTGGAAGAACGCCTGCAAACCCGCCTGCTGTACCGCAGCACCCGGCGCGTGACCCTGAGTGAGGCCGGGCAGACGTTTCTGCAACACTGCCAGCGTTTGCAGGATGGCCGCGAAGAAGCGCTGCGCGCGATGGGGGACCTGGCCAGCGAACCCAAAGGTCTGCTGCGCATGACCTGCGCGGTGGCCTACGGCGAGCGTTTCATCGTGCCACTGGTGACTCGTTTCATGGCGCTGTATCCACAGTTGCGCGTCGAGGTGGAGCTGAGCAACCGTACGCTGGACCTGCTGCACGAGGGCATGGACCTGGCTATTCGCCTGGGACGCCTACAGGATTCACGCCTGGTGGCCACGCGCCTCGCACCGCGGCGCATGTACCTGTGTGCATCGCCAGCGTATCTGGAGCGTTACGGCCGACCGCACAGCCTGTCGGAACTGGCACGGCACAATTGCCTGGTGGGCAGTTCGGACCTGTGGGTACTGCAGCAGGATGGCCGTGAAATCAGCCAACGGGTCCAAGGCAACTGGCGCTGCAACAGCGGCCAGGCGGTACTCGACGCGGCGCTGCAGGGAATGGGGTTGTGTCAGTTACCGGATTACTACGTGCTCGAGCATCTGCATGCCGGGGCACTGGTGTCGCTGCTGGAGGCGCACCAACCGCCGAACACTGCGGTGTGGGCGCTGTATCCGCAACAGCGGCACCTGTCACCCAAGGTACGGCGGTTGGTCGACTATCTGAAGGACGGGTTGGCAGGATTGCCGGAGTATCAGCCAGGCTGAGCCCGCAAAGAAGCGGGCACAGGCTAAAGCCTCAGCTCCGCCCAGCCCAGCGCTGACGCAACCACTCCAAATCTTCCGGACGGGTCACCTTGATGTTGTCACTACGCCCTTCGATCAGCCGCGGCGCATGCCCGGCCCACTCAATGGCGGAGGATTCATCGGTCACTGCCACATCCGCCACCAGGCACTCGGCCAGCGCCCGGTGCAGCATGCCAAGCCTGAACATCTGCGGCGTGTAGGCCTGCCATATGGTGGTGCGGTCCACCGTGGCGCTGACCCGGCCACTCGCGTCGGCACGCTTGAGGGTATCGCGCGCAGGCACCGCCAGCAGCCCGCCCACCGGATCATCGGCCAGCTCCGACAGCAGCTTGTCCAGATCGCCGCGCGCCAGGTTCGGCCGCGCAGCATCGTGCACCAGCACCCAGTCATCGTCGGCCGCCCCTTGGGCGTGCAACAGCAACAGGGCATTCAATACCGAATCGGCACGCTCGCGCCCACCCGCTGCGCGCTGAATGCGCCTATCGTTCGCACAGCGCGAGCCAGGCCAGTAGGGATCTTCTTCGGCAACGCTGACCACCACCCCCTTGAGCGTGGGATGGTCGAGAAAACAGTCGAGGCTATGCTCGAGGATGGTCTGCCGGCCCAGTTGCAGATACTGCTTGGGGCGGTCGGCAGCCATGCGGGCACCAATGCCCGCGGCAGGAATCACGGCCCAGAAGGCCGGCAGTTCATGGATCATTTCTGTGGCAACTGGTAGAGGGTTTCGCCCTCCTTGACCATCCCCAGTTCATGACGAGCCCGTTCTTCCACGGTCTCCATACCTTTCTTCAACTCCAGCACTTCAGCGTCGAGCACGCGATTGCGTTCCAGCAGCCGTTCGTTTTCGGCATGCTGGTCGGCGATCTGCTGTTGCAGCTCGGCCACTTGCGCCAGGCTGCCATTACCGACCCAGAGGCGATATTGCAGGCCTCCGAGCAACAACAGCAGGACGAGGAACAACCAATAGGGACTGCGCATGAAGATATCCAGGGTAAAAGGCCGCCGCAGCGAGCTTCCGATAGCACGAAGCCTGGCCGAGGCCAGGCTTCGTCGACAGAAACCCGTTTGAAGGCGCTGAGCGCTCAGTGAGAACGCTCAGACAGCCCCGGCTGCTGCCTTTTTACCATCTCTTGCTCAGCCGCGAAACTCGGCACGGCCACGGTAGACGGCCTTGGCGCCCAGTTGCTCTTCGATACGCAGCAATTGGTTGTACTTCGAGACGCGGTCGGAGCGGCACAGCGAACCGGTCTTGATCTGGCCTGCAGCAGTACCGACAGCCAGGTCGGCGATGGTCGAGTCTTCGGTTTCACCGGAACGGTGCGAGATCACCGCGGTGTAGCCAGCGGCCTTGGCCATCTGGATGGCTTCCAGGGTTTCGGTCAGCGAGCCGATCTGGTTGAACTTGATCAGGATCGAGTTACCGATGCCCTTCTCGATGCCTTCTTTCAGGATCTTGGTGTTGGTCACGAACAGGTCGTCGCCGACCAATTGCACCTTGGCACCGATCTTGTCGGTCAGGATCTTCCAGCCAGCCCAGTCGGACTCGTCCAGGCCGTCTTCGATCGAGATGATCGGGAAGCGCTCGGTCAGGCCTTTCAGGTAGTCGGCGAAACCTTCGGCGTCGAACGACTTGCCTTCACCAGACAGGTTGTACTTGCCGTCTTCGTAGAACTCCGAAGCGGCGCAGTCCAGGGCCAGGGTGACGTCGGTGCCCAGCTTGTAGCCGGCCTTCTCGACCGCTTCGGCGATGGCCGCCAGGGCGTCTTCGTTGGAGGCCAGGTTCGGGGCAAAGCCACCTTCGTCACCCACGGCAGTGTTCAGGCCACGAGCCTTCAGGACAGCCTTGAGGTGGTGGAAGATCTCGGTGCCCATGCGCAGGCCGTCGGAGAAGGTCTTGGCGCCGACCGGCTGGACCATGAATTCCTGGATGTCGACGTTGTTGTCGGCGTGCTCGCCGCCGTTGATGATGTTCATCATCGGCACCGGCATCGAGTACTGGCCAGGGGTGCCGTTGAGGTTGGCGATGTGTGCGTACAGCGGCAGGTCCTGGTCCTGTGCAGCAGCCTTGGCAGCGGCCAGGGACACGGCGAGGATGGCGTTGGCGCCCAGCTTGGCCTTGTTCTCGGTACCGTCCAGTTCGATCATGGCACGGTCGAGTGCTTTCTGGTCGGAAGGGTCCTTGCCCAGCAGCAGGTCACGGATCGGACCATTGATGTTGCCGACAGCCTTCAGCACGCCCTTGCCCAGGTAACGGCTCTTGTCGCCATCACGCAGCTCCAGCGCTTCGCGCGAGCCAGTGGAAGCACCAGACGGCGCGCAAGCGCTGCCGATGATGCCGTTGTCGAGCAGCACATCGGCTTCCACGGTGGGATTGCCACGCGAATCGAGAACTTCACGACCTTTGATGTCGACGATCTTTGCCATTGTTGTAAGCACTCCAGAATTGACGAAAACAACGCAGCTTTGGGAATTCTTGCCGTTCACCAGGCGACATGGCACGGGCAGGCCTGGCGAAGGGAGCCCCTGACCGGCAGGCCAGGGGATGGAACGGGCGGTACTTTACCCGAGAAACGAGCTTTACGCGGTCTCTACCGTCGGAAAACTTTTCACCAGGTCGTCCAGTTGCTTGAGCTGCGCCAGGAATGGCTCCAGCTTGTCCAGGCGCAGGGCGCATGGGCCATCGCACTTGGCGTTGTCCGGATCCGGGTGAGCTTCGAGGAACAGGCCGGCCAGGCCCTGGCTCATGCCCGCCTTGGCCAGGTCGGTGACCTGGGCACGGCGACCGCCGGCGGAGTCGGCACGACCACCCGGCGTCTGCAGCGAGTGGGTGACATCGAAGAACACCGGGTACTCGAACTGCTTCATGATGCCGAAGCCGAGCATGTCGACCACCAGGTTGTTGTAGCCGAAGCTCGAACCGCGCTCGCAGAGGATGAGCTGGTCGTTACCGGCCTCGACGCACTTGGCGAGGATATGCTTCATCTCGTGCGGGGCGAGGAACTGGGCCTTCTTGATGTTGATCACCGCGCCGGTCTTGGCCATGGCCACTACCAGGTCGGTCTGGCGCGACAGAAACGCCGGCAACTGGATGATGTCGCAGACCTTGGCCACCGGTTCGCACTGGTAGGGTTCGTGCACATCGGTGATCACCGGCACGTTGAAGGTGCGTTTGATCTCCTCGAAGATCTTCAGCCCCTCTTCCATGCCCGGACCACGGTACGAGGCCACCGACGAACGGTTGGCCTTGTCGAAGCTGGCCTTGAACACGTACGGGATGCCGAGCTTTTCGGTCACCCGCACGTACTCTTCGCAGACCTTCAGGGCCAGATCACGGGACTCCAGGACGTTCATGCCGCCGAACAGGACGAACGGCTTGTCGTTGGCGATCTCGATGTTACCGACGCGAATGATCTTCTGGGTCATGGATCAGGCCTTGTTCTTCTGTGCCAGGGCTGCCTTGACGAAGCCGCTGAACAGCGGGTGACCGTCACGAGGCGTGGAGGTGAACTCCGGGTGGAACTGGCAGGCGACGAACCATGGGTGATCCTTCGACTCGACCACTTCGACCAGCGCGCCATCTTCGGAACGACCGGAAACCACCAGGCCGGCGTCGATCAGTTGCGGCAGCAGGTTGTTGTTCACTTCGTAGCGGTGACGGTGACGCTCGGTGATCACGTCGCTGCCGTAGCAGTCGTGGACCTTGGAACCGGCGATCAGCTGGCAGTCCTGCGCGCCCAGGCGCATGGTGCCGCCCAGGTCGGAGGCTTCGGTACGGGTTTCGACGGCGCCGGTGGCATCGGCCCACTCGGTGATCAGGCCGACGACCGGGTGCGCGCCGTTGCGATCGAACTCGGTGGAGTTGGCGTCTTTCCAGCCCACCACGTTACGGGCGAATTCGATGACCGCGACCTGCATGCCCAGGCAGATGCCCAGGTACGGAACCTTGTTCTCACGAGCGAACTGCACGGCCTTGATCTTGCCTTCCACGCCACGCAGACCGAAGCCGCCCGGCACCAGGATGGCGTCGGCGCCTTCGAGCAGGCCGGTGCCCTGGTTCTCGATGTCTTCGGAATCGATGTAGCGCAGGTTGACCTTGGTGCGGTTGGTGATGCCGGCGTGGCTCATCGCTTCGATCAGCGACTTGTACGCATCCAGCAGCTCCATGTACTTGCCGACCATGGCGATGGTGACTTCATGCTCGGGATTGAGCTTGGCGTCGACGACCTTGTCCCACTCGGACAGGTCGGCGCCATTGCACTGCAGGCCGAAACGCTCGACGACGAAGTCGTCCAGGCCCTGTGCGTGCAGCACGCCCGGAATCTTGTAGATGGTGTCGACGTCTTCCAGCGAAATCACCGCACGCTCTTCGACGTTGGTGAACAGGGCGATCTTGCGGCGCGAAGAGGCATCGACCGGGTGGTCGGAGCGGCAGATCAGCACGTCAGGCTGCAGGCCGATGGAGCGCAGCTCCTTGACCGAGTGCTGAGTAGGCTTGGTCTTGGTTTCGCCGGCGGTGGCGATGTACGGCACCAGCGTCAGGTGCATCAGCATGGCGCGCTTGGAGCCCACTTCGACACGCAACTGACGGATGGCTTCGAGGAATGGCTGCGACTCGATGTCGCCCACGGTGCCGCCGATCTCGACCAGGGCCACGTCGGCATCGCCGGCGCCCTTGATGATGCGACGCTTGATTTCGTCGGTGATGTGCGGGATGACCTGGATGGTCGCGCCCAGGTAGTCACCACGGCGTTCCTTGCGCAGCACGTGCTCGTAGATACGGCCGGTGGTGAAGTTGTTGTTCTGGGTCATCGTGGTGCGGATGAACCGCTCGTAGTGGCCCAGGTCGAGGTCGGTCTCGGCACCGTCGTGGGTGACGAACACTTCACCGTGCTGGAACGGGCTCATGGTACCCGGATCGACGTTGATGTACGGGTCCAGCTTGAGCATGGTGACCTTGAGCCCCCGCGCTTCCAGGATGGCCGCCAGGGAAGCCGAGGCAATGCCTTTCCCCAATGAAGAAACAACACCGCCCGTGACGAATATGTAGCGCGTCATGAAAAACCCTAGAAGTCTGCGTTAAGGCGGCCAGCGCCGCCGGAGAAAGCGAAGGAAGGCCGAAGCCCCCGATCACCTGCGTCAATCACAGTGCATCTCGAACAACTGCCGCGTCTGTACAGACCGGGGGTATCCCCAGTGTGGAGCTCGCTCGTCATTTTAAGAATCAGCCCAGCAAAAAACTGCTTGGTAATCGGCAACTCCTGTGTTTTCGCGGAACCCACAGAAGCTGTATCAAGAAGGGAGGGTAGTCTACCGGAATGTACCCTTCAGCTCAAACCTTGCACGTTCGTCGGCGGCTGCCACTGCAGTTGCCAGTCGGTCTGCCCCTGCTCCGGCAGGTTGGCCACCGCCAGCAGGCGCTCGCCCTGCCAAAGCAGTGGCAGGCGATGACGCACGAAGTGCGGCACGCGGTGCTCGTTGAGCAGGCGCTTCAGGTCGCGGTGGCCGCGCCCTGGAATATCGAGGACTTCGCCGCCCTGGCGATAGGTGACATGCAGGCCAGACCCAGGAATGACACCCACCAGCTGCAAGCTGCCATTGCCGGGTAACGAGAGCGGCTGGCTCGGATCCGGCCAAGCCACCCCGCCCTGCGGCGCTTGCAGCCAATCGCCGCTCAACCACCACAGCCGTCCATGGCTGCGCTGCAGCTCGCCATCGGTCAGGCGCCAGAGCGGCTGGGCATCAGCTGCCGCATCACGCAGGTTGTCCCAGCCGGCCCAATGGCGGCTATCGGGTAGACGTGTACGACTGCTCAGCCAGTACTGCAAGGCGTTACGCTGGCGCGCCGGCGAGAGCGCCGCCAGCACTCCCATGTCCAGCGAGTCCAGGCATTGCCAAGGCACCACTGCTCCGGCGCTTGCGGCAGCGATGTCGGAGGCGGCGAGTTCGTCCAGCAGCGCCAGGGCCTCGCCCAGGTGCGCGGAACTGCGTGCCAGGCTCTGGCTCGCTTGCGGCCAGCGCTGGCGTAGCAGCGGGAACACTTCGGCGCGCAGGAAATTGCGGGCGAAGCGGCTATCGGTGTTGGACGGGTCTTCGATCCATCTCAGCCCCGATGCCTGGGCATATCGCTGCAACTGATCCCGCGCCAGATCAAGCAACGGCCTGACCAACTGCCCCTGCCCCAGCGGACGGGAAGCAGGCATCGCCGCCAGGCCGCGCAGACCGGCACCACGCAACAGGCGAAACAGCAGGGTCTCTGCCTGGTCTTCGCGGTGCTGGCCGGTGAACAGCACTTCGTCGGGGCCCAGAAGCGCTGTGAACGCGTCGTATCGCGCGGTGCGGGCGGCTTGCTCGAGACTGGCGACAGGCTCAACCTGGACATGGATCACGCGCAGTTCGACACCCAGCGCATCACAGACCTGCTGACAATGTGCAGGCCAAGCGTCAGCAGCCGCTTGCAGACCGTGATGAATATGTACGGCACGCAATGGCGGTGCTTCATGATCGCGAGCGTAGTCGACGAGCAGGTTTAGAAGGACGGTGGAGTCGAGGCCGCCGGAGAAGGCGACGTGCCAGGCGGGGGCTTTAAGCCAGGGGAAGAGGGATTGGGTGAGGTCGAGCATGGTTGCCTCACTGAGGACCGCATCGCGGAGCAAGCCCGCTCCCACAGAAAACGCACGAGTGGGAGACGGCTTGCCTGCGAATGGGGCGCCAGGCGCCCCTGCCAATCAGAGA
The Pseudomonas putida genome window above contains:
- a CDS encoding LysR substrate-binding domain-containing protein — encoded protein: MSSRWEGIDEFVAVAESGQFTAAAERLGVSSSHISRQIARLEERLQTRLLYRSTRRVTLSEAGQTFLQHCQRLQDGREEALRAMGDLASEPKGLLRMTCAVAYGERFIVPLVTRFMALYPQLRVEVELSNRTLDLLHEGMDLAIRLGRLQDSRLVATRLAPRRMYLCASPAYLERYGRPHSLSELARHNCLVGSSDLWVLQQDGREISQRVQGNWRCNSGQAVLDAALQGMGLCQLPDYYVLEHLHAGALVSLLEAHQPPNTAVWALYPQQRHLSPKVRRLVDYLKDGLAGLPEYQPG
- the ispD gene encoding 2-C-methyl-D-erythritol 4-phosphate cytidylyltransferase, coding for MIHELPAFWAVIPAAGIGARMAADRPKQYLQLGRQTILEHSLDCFLDHPTLKGVVVSVAEEDPYWPGSRCANDRRIQRAAGGRERADSVLNALLLLHAQGAADDDWVLVHDAARPNLARGDLDKLLSELADDPVGGLLAVPARDTLKRADASGRVSATVDRTTIWQAYTPQMFRLGMLHRALAECLVADVAVTDESSAIEWAGHAPRLIEGRSDNIKVTRPEDLEWLRQRWAGRS
- the ftsB gene encoding cell division protein FtsB; this translates as MRSPYWLFLVLLLLLGGLQYRLWVGNGSLAQVAELQQQIADQHAENERLLERNRVLDAEVLELKKGMETVEERARHELGMVKEGETLYQLPQK
- the eno gene encoding phosphopyruvate hydratase; the encoded protein is MAKIVDIKGREVLDSRGNPTVEADVLLDNGIIGSACAPSGASTGSREALELRDGDKSRYLGKGVLKAVGNINGPIRDLLLGKDPSDQKALDRAMIELDGTENKAKLGANAILAVSLAAAKAAAQDQDLPLYAHIANLNGTPGQYSMPVPMMNIINGGEHADNNVDIQEFMVQPVGAKTFSDGLRMGTEIFHHLKAVLKARGLNTAVGDEGGFAPNLASNEDALAAIAEAVEKAGYKLGTDVTLALDCAASEFYEDGKYNLSGEGKSFDAEGFADYLKGLTERFPIISIEDGLDESDWAGWKILTDKIGAKVQLVGDDLFVTNTKILKEGIEKGIGNSILIKFNQIGSLTETLEAIQMAKAAGYTAVISHRSGETEDSTIADLAVGTAAGQIKTGSLCRSDRVSKYNQLLRIEEQLGAKAVYRGRAEFRG
- the kdsA gene encoding 3-deoxy-8-phosphooctulonate synthase, coding for MTQKIIRVGNIEIANDKPFVLFGGMNVLESRDLALKVCEEYVRVTEKLGIPYVFKASFDKANRSSVASYRGPGMEEGLKIFEEIKRTFNVPVITDVHEPYQCEPVAKVCDIIQLPAFLSRQTDLVVAMAKTGAVINIKKAQFLAPHEMKHILAKCVEAGNDQLILCERGSSFGYNNLVVDMLGFGIMKQFEYPVFFDVTHSLQTPGGRADSAGGRRAQVTDLAKAGMSQGLAGLFLEAHPDPDNAKCDGPCALRLDKLEPFLAQLKQLDDLVKSFPTVETA
- a CDS encoding CTP synthase, whose amino-acid sequence is MTRYIFVTGGVVSSLGKGIASASLAAILEARGLKVTMLKLDPYINVDPGTMSPFQHGEVFVTHDGAETDLDLGHYERFIRTTMTQNNNFTTGRIYEHVLRKERRGDYLGATIQVIPHITDEIKRRIIKGAGDADVALVEIGGTVGDIESQPFLEAIRQLRVEVGSKRAMLMHLTLVPYIATAGETKTKPTQHSVKELRSIGLQPDVLICRSDHPVDASSRRKIALFTNVEERAVISLEDVDTIYKIPGVLHAQGLDDFVVERFGLQCNGADLSEWDKVVDAKLNPEHEVTIAMVGKYMELLDAYKSLIEAMSHAGITNRTKVNLRYIDSEDIENQGTGLLEGADAILVPGGFGLRGVEGKIKAVQFARENKVPYLGICLGMQVAVIEFARNVVGWKDANSTEFDRNGAHPVVGLITEWADATGAVETRTEASDLGGTMRLGAQDCQLIAGSKVHDCYGSDVITERHRHRYEVNNNLLPQLIDAGLVVSGRSEDGALVEVVESKDHPWFVACQFHPEFTSTPRDGHPLFSGFVKAALAQKNKA
- the tilS gene encoding tRNA lysidine(34) synthetase TilS, encoding MLDLTQSLFPWLKAPAWHVAFSGGLDSTVLLNLLVDYARDHEAPPLRAVHIHHGLQAAADAWPAHCQQVCDALGVELRVIHVQVEPVASLEQAARTARYDAFTALLGPDEVLFTGQHREDQAETLLFRLLRGAGLRGLAAMPASRPLGQGQLVRPLLDLARDQLQRYAQASGLRWIEDPSNTDSRFARNFLRAEVFPLLRQRWPQASQSLARSSAHLGEALALLDELAASDIAAASAGAVVPWQCLDSLDMGVLAALSPARQRNALQYWLSSRTRLPDSRHWAGWDNLRDAAADAQPLWRLTDGELQRSHGRLWWLSGDWLQAPQGGVAWPDPSQPLSLPGNGSLQLVGVIPGSGLHVTYRQGGEVLDIPGRGHRDLKRLLNEHRVPHFVRHRLPLLWQGERLLAVANLPEQGQTDWQLQWQPPTNVQGLS